In Microbacterium foliorum, the following proteins share a genomic window:
- a CDS encoding quinone oxidoreductase family protein, translating to MTLAQHWIASSWGAPDTWEFVEHEVSPPGRGEVTIRVHAAGVNPADAKHVASARSGAQLPVPIGYEVSGRISAIGADTRVGSGEAAVGDEVIAFRVRGGYATELTVPAEKVFAKPTTLSHPEAANLLLAGTTAAEMLWVTGAAPGETILLHGASGAVGVSLLQQAALRGIRVIGTASAERFDVVRRFGGVPVAYGPGLTERVREAAGAAGVSAALDAVGTQEAIDVSLGLVGDRSRIVTIAASARADSDGILAIAGSMPASARFRDGVRGELIALAQNGDLVVPVARTFPLEDAPAALSLLAGGHPGGKLALIPSS from the coding sequence ATGACACTCGCACAGCACTGGATCGCATCATCCTGGGGTGCCCCTGACACGTGGGAGTTCGTCGAGCACGAGGTGTCGCCACCGGGCCGCGGTGAGGTCACCATCCGGGTGCACGCGGCCGGTGTGAACCCGGCAGACGCGAAGCATGTCGCTTCGGCCCGCTCAGGGGCGCAGCTCCCGGTGCCGATCGGCTACGAGGTCTCGGGCAGGATCAGCGCGATCGGGGCGGACACCCGTGTCGGATCCGGTGAGGCGGCGGTGGGTGACGAGGTCATCGCCTTCCGCGTCCGCGGGGGATACGCGACCGAGCTGACCGTCCCCGCCGAGAAGGTCTTCGCGAAGCCGACGACCCTCTCGCACCCGGAGGCGGCGAACCTGCTGTTGGCCGGCACCACGGCGGCTGAGATGCTCTGGGTCACCGGCGCTGCACCTGGCGAGACGATCCTGCTGCACGGCGCATCAGGCGCGGTCGGCGTGAGCCTGCTGCAGCAGGCCGCCCTGAGAGGAATCCGGGTGATCGGCACGGCGAGTGCTGAGCGTTTCGATGTCGTCCGTCGATTCGGGGGAGTCCCCGTGGCTTACGGTCCCGGTCTGACTGAGCGGGTCAGAGAGGCTGCCGGAGCGGCAGGCGTGTCGGCTGCCCTCGACGCCGTCGGCACGCAGGAGGCCATCGATGTCTCTCTGGGGCTCGTCGGGGACCGCTCGCGGATCGTCACGATCGCCGCCTCCGCGAGGGCAGACTCCGACGGCATCCTCGCGATAGCCGGTTCGATGCCCGCGAGCGCCCGCTTCCGCGACGGTGTTCGTGGTGAGCTCATCGCGCTCGCACAGAATGGAGACCTCGTCGTTCCGGTCGCCCGCACCTTCCCGCTGGAAGACGCGCCTGCCGCGCTCTCGCTGCTCGCCGGCGGCCACCCCGGCGGCAAGCTCGCGCTCATCCCGTCGTCCTAG
- a CDS encoding RNA polymerase sigma factor, with protein MSVRGENREPQRNEAFTRLFDANWAAVRHHVEGVVEDPAEVTEIVSEIFLVAWSRLIPTKPMDRIWLIRAADRVLSGRSGRSTLRRTAIDAVHGGVSGDEAPPDLRMRARVLAALATLTGRERRIIMLKYWDGLAVGEIAELLRSPRVRVRRKLLRAQVKLRAELGLEGRGDHVD; from the coding sequence ATGAGCGTCCGCGGTGAGAACCGCGAGCCCCAGAGGAACGAAGCTTTCACTCGGCTCTTCGACGCCAATTGGGCAGCGGTCAGACATCATGTCGAAGGCGTCGTCGAAGACCCCGCGGAGGTCACCGAGATCGTCTCGGAGATTTTCCTCGTGGCCTGGTCCCGACTCATCCCGACGAAGCCGATGGATCGGATCTGGTTGATCCGCGCGGCGGATCGGGTTCTCAGCGGCCGATCGGGGCGATCGACGCTGAGGCGCACGGCCATCGATGCGGTGCATGGTGGGGTGTCGGGTGACGAGGCGCCTCCTGATCTGAGGATGCGTGCCAGAGTTCTTGCCGCACTGGCAACCCTCACCGGGCGTGAGCGGCGTATCATCATGCTGAAGTACTGGGATGGGCTCGCGGTGGGGGAGATCGCTGAGTTGCTGCGCAGCCCGCGTGTCCGAGTGCGGAGGAAGCTGTTGCGCGCTCAAGTGAAGTTGCGCGCGGAGCTCGGACTGGAGGGGCGGGGGGATCATGTTGACTGA
- the era gene encoding GTPase Era translates to MTEQTRSGFVTFVGRPNVGKSTLTNALVGEKIAITSEKPQTTRRAIRGIVNRPQGQLVIVDTPGIHKPRTLLGERLNDLVEQVLGDVDVIGFCVPATEKVGPGDRRIAASLDGYRRAKKIAIVTKTDAAGRDEITERLIEVDALREDWDAVIPISALTNDQLEVLADEVLALMPEGPALYGEGVTTDESEEDRIAEMIREAALDGVRDELPHSIAVMIDDIAPREGTDLTDVHASIVVERDSQKAIIIGHKGKRLADVGRRARVGIEELLGTRVFLGLHVKVAKEWQRDPKQLGRLGF, encoded by the coding sequence ATGACTGAGCAGACGCGGAGCGGGTTCGTGACCTTCGTGGGGCGGCCGAACGTCGGAAAGTCCACTCTCACGAATGCGCTGGTGGGCGAGAAGATCGCGATCACCAGCGAGAAGCCGCAGACGACCCGACGGGCCATCCGCGGGATCGTGAACCGACCCCAGGGACAGCTCGTCATCGTCGACACACCTGGCATCCACAAGCCGCGGACGCTTCTGGGTGAGCGCTTGAACGACCTCGTCGAGCAGGTGCTCGGCGACGTCGACGTGATCGGCTTCTGCGTGCCGGCGACCGAGAAGGTCGGACCGGGCGATCGCCGCATCGCAGCCTCGCTCGACGGGTACCGTCGTGCCAAGAAGATCGCCATCGTCACGAAGACGGATGCCGCAGGGCGCGACGAGATCACCGAACGGCTCATCGAGGTCGACGCCCTGCGCGAGGACTGGGACGCTGTCATCCCGATCTCTGCCCTCACGAACGACCAGCTGGAGGTTCTCGCAGACGAGGTCCTCGCTCTCATGCCGGAAGGGCCCGCGCTCTACGGCGAAGGGGTGACGACCGATGAGTCGGAGGAGGATCGCATCGCCGAGATGATCCGCGAGGCGGCGCTCGACGGTGTCCGTGACGAGCTTCCGCACTCGATCGCAGTCATGATCGACGACATCGCTCCCCGTGAGGGCACCGACCTGACCGATGTGCATGCGTCGATCGTGGTGGAGCGCGACAGCCAGAAGGCGATCATCATCGGCCACAAGGGCAAGCGTCTGGCTGACGTCGGACGCCGTGCCCGAGTGGGCATCGAAGAGCTCCTCGGCACGAGGGTCTTCCTGGGTCTGCACGTCAAGGTCGCGAAGGAATGGCAGCGAGACCCGAAGCAGCTCGGACGCCTCGGCTTCTGA
- a CDS encoding hemolysin family protein has translation MTAALLLAGAVLLVAFGGLMAAIDAAFGVTSRSDIEEMGAEGRNGPQLVRIAADPDAHVNAVAFIRVLAETAAAVLVTVAFSILFDNIWWAMLAAALLMTGISFVLVGASPRSFGRHHAEGMLRANARIVRGLRIILGPLAQGLVVLGNRVTPGRGRSSFTSEEQLLSMVDEAASNDLIEADDRDLIHSVFDFTDQFVRAVMVPRTEMVTVDATATTSEAMTLFLQRGVSRMPVVDDDADDVVGVLYLKDLVLFAFRDENAWRTASIRPISRPATFVPESMRAETLLQQMKRDAVHVCLVIDEHGGISGLVTLEDLIEELVGEISDEYDQVSAEVVELGDGRYRVSSRLSLEDVGDLFGLELEDEDVDSIGGLLGKALGQVPQPGSTATVEGLTLTGGASRGRGRGIATVFVERVAHDAGDAADERDGNDD, from the coding sequence ATGACCGCCGCCCTCCTGCTCGCAGGCGCAGTCCTGCTCGTCGCGTTCGGCGGACTGATGGCTGCCATCGACGCCGCCTTCGGCGTCACGTCGCGCTCGGACATCGAAGAGATGGGCGCCGAGGGCCGCAACGGTCCTCAGCTGGTGCGGATCGCGGCCGACCCGGACGCACACGTCAACGCCGTCGCGTTCATCCGCGTGCTCGCCGAGACAGCCGCCGCCGTGCTCGTCACGGTCGCGTTCAGCATCCTGTTCGACAACATCTGGTGGGCGATGCTCGCCGCGGCCCTGCTGATGACGGGCATCAGCTTCGTGCTGGTGGGGGCGAGTCCTCGCTCCTTCGGCCGACACCACGCAGAGGGCATGCTCCGCGCGAATGCACGGATCGTCCGCGGGCTGCGCATCATCCTCGGACCGCTCGCCCAGGGACTGGTGGTACTCGGCAACCGGGTGACCCCAGGACGCGGCCGCAGCTCGTTCACCTCCGAGGAGCAACTGCTCAGCATGGTCGACGAGGCCGCCTCGAACGACCTGATCGAGGCCGATGATCGCGACCTCATCCACTCGGTGTTCGACTTCACCGATCAGTTCGTACGCGCGGTGATGGTGCCCCGCACCGAGATGGTGACGGTCGACGCGACCGCGACGACGAGCGAGGCCATGACGCTGTTCCTGCAGCGTGGTGTGTCGCGCATGCCGGTCGTCGACGACGACGCCGATGACGTCGTCGGAGTGCTGTATCTGAAGGACCTCGTGCTGTTCGCCTTCCGTGATGAGAACGCGTGGCGCACCGCATCCATCCGTCCGATTTCGCGGCCTGCGACCTTCGTGCCCGAGTCCATGCGTGCCGAGACGCTGCTGCAGCAGATGAAGCGCGACGCCGTGCACGTGTGCCTCGTGATCGACGAGCACGGCGGCATCTCCGGTCTCGTGACCCTCGAGGACCTCATCGAGGAACTCGTGGGCGAGATCTCGGACGAGTACGATCAGGTATCGGCTGAAGTCGTCGAACTCGGCGACGGACGCTACCGCGTGAGCTCCCGACTCTCGCTGGAGGACGTCGGCGATCTGTTCGGCCTCGAACTCGAGGACGAGGACGTGGACTCCATCGGCGGTCTGCTGGGCAAGGCACTCGGCCAGGTCCCGCAACCAGGGTCCACAGCGACGGTGGAGGGGCTGACCCTCACCGGCGGTGCGTCTCGAGGGCGAGGTCGCGGAATCGCGACCGTGTTCGTCGAACGCGTGGCACACGACGCGGGAGACGCCGCAGATGAGAGAGACGGAAACGATGACTGA
- the ybeY gene encoding rRNA maturation RNase YbeY, which produces MIEINNESAIDVDETVLQRLTDFNLAQMHVSPDAEVAIVLVDEAAMEALHVQWMDEPGPTDVLSFPMDELRPGTEDRPTAPGLLGDIVLCPQVAEAQAQAAGHTLMDELILLTTHGLLHLLGFDHAEPEEEREMFGLQKELIQGFAAAERRR; this is translated from the coding sequence ATGATCGAGATCAACAACGAGTCGGCGATCGATGTCGACGAGACCGTGCTGCAGCGCCTGACCGACTTCAACCTGGCGCAGATGCACGTGAGCCCGGATGCCGAGGTCGCGATCGTCCTCGTCGACGAGGCCGCGATGGAGGCCCTCCACGTGCAGTGGATGGACGAGCCCGGTCCGACGGACGTGCTCAGCTTCCCGATGGATGAGCTGCGCCCAGGCACCGAAGACCGCCCCACGGCCCCAGGACTGCTCGGAGACATCGTCCTCTGCCCTCAGGTCGCTGAGGCGCAGGCGCAGGCGGCCGGCCACACGCTGATGGATGAGCTGATCCTGCTCACCACTCACGGACTGCTGCACCTCCTCGGTTTCGACCACGCCGAGCCCGAAGAGGAGCGCGAGATGTTCGGACTGCAGAAGGAGCTCATCCAGGGCTTCGCCGCGGCTGAACGTCGACGATGA
- a CDS encoding PhoH family protein, with the protein MCSAISRRTSSLASDENDPATASDTAVEKIYADGVAMVQLLGPQDRLLRMLEKEHRDVQVLVRGNEITLTGSADAVAKAKNLVDELMTMTKAGHDLAPSDVTSSARLLRNDGGPRPSEVLGEAILSTRGKVIRPKTLGQKEYVDAIEENTIVFGIGPAGTGKTYLAMAKAVQALQRKEVTRIILTRPAVEAGERLGFLPGTLTDKIDPYLRPLYDALNEMMDPEIVPRLMATGTIEVAPLAYMRGRTLNDSFVVLDEAQNTTPEQMKMFLTRLGFGSKMVVTGDITQVDLPQGSSGLRLVTRVLDGIDDIHFARLTSDDVVRHSLVGRIVDAYSEYDERRTAQRFEREQAAEFANRAERRGAQRPGPRDRTPKRGLS; encoded by the coding sequence ATGTGCTCGGCGATATCGAGGAGAACAAGCTCGTTGGCTTCTGACGAAAACGACCCTGCCACCGCATCCGACACCGCTGTCGAGAAGATCTATGCCGACGGCGTCGCCATGGTGCAGCTGCTCGGCCCGCAGGACCGCCTGCTGCGGATGCTCGAGAAGGAGCACCGCGACGTGCAGGTGCTCGTGCGCGGCAACGAGATCACGCTCACCGGCTCGGCGGATGCCGTCGCGAAGGCGAAGAACCTCGTCGACGAGCTGATGACCATGACGAAGGCCGGCCACGACCTCGCTCCGAGCGACGTCACGAGTTCGGCGCGCCTGCTGCGCAATGACGGAGGCCCGCGCCCGAGCGAAGTGCTCGGCGAGGCGATCCTGTCGACCCGCGGCAAGGTCATCCGACCGAAGACCCTGGGCCAGAAGGAGTACGTCGACGCGATCGAGGAGAACACGATCGTGTTCGGCATCGGTCCCGCCGGAACGGGCAAGACCTACCTGGCCATGGCGAAAGCCGTCCAGGCGCTGCAGCGCAAGGAGGTCACACGGATCATCCTGACGCGCCCCGCCGTCGAAGCGGGGGAGCGGCTCGGCTTCCTCCCCGGCACTCTGACCGACAAGATCGACCCGTATCTGCGTCCGCTCTACGACGCGCTCAACGAGATGATGGACCCCGAGATCGTCCCCCGCCTGATGGCGACGGGGACCATCGAGGTCGCGCCGCTCGCGTACATGCGCGGCCGCACCCTGAACGACTCGTTCGTGGTTCTCGATGAGGCGCAGAACACGACGCCCGAGCAGATGAAGATGTTCCTCACGCGTCTCGGCTTCGGCTCGAAGATGGTCGTGACCGGTGACATCACCCAGGTCGACCTCCCGCAGGGATCCTCAGGGCTCCGCCTCGTGACCCGGGTGCTCGACGGCATCGACGACATCCACTTCGCGCGACTCACGAGCGACGACGTCGTGCGGCATTCGCTCGTCGGTCGCATCGTCGACGCCTACAGCGAGTACGACGAGCGCCGCACGGCTCAGCGCTTCGAGCGGGAGCAGGCGGCGGAGTTCGCCAATCGCGCAGAGCGACGGGGCGCGCAGAGACCAGGACCCCGCGACCGTACGCCGAAACGAGGACTCTCATGA
- a CDS encoding HIT domain-containing protein, with amino-acid sequence MSEPSIFTRILNGDIPGEILLDTGRVFAIRDINPQAPLHALVIPKTEDYRDVTELAQGDPGLLAEMVAAAKQLAAEHANGEYRLIFNNGASAAQSVFHVHAHVLGDIEENKLVGF; translated from the coding sequence ATGTCCGAGCCCTCGATCTTCACGCGCATTCTCAACGGTGACATCCCCGGCGAGATCCTGCTCGACACCGGCCGGGTGTTCGCGATCCGCGACATCAACCCACAGGCGCCGCTGCACGCTCTCGTGATCCCGAAGACCGAGGACTACCGAGATGTCACCGAGCTCGCTCAGGGCGACCCGGGGCTTCTCGCCGAGATGGTCGCCGCAGCCAAGCAGCTCGCGGCAGAGCATGCCAACGGCGAGTACCGTCTCATCTTCAACAACGGCGCGAGCGCCGCCCAATCCGTCTTCCACGTGCACGCCCATGTGCTCGGCGATATCGAGGAGAACAAGCTCGTTGGCTTCTGA
- a CDS encoding 16S rRNA (uracil(1498)-N(3))-methyltransferase produces MALHFLVENSADSAVGDLVSLTGAEAKHAAVVRRLRVGEAVTVGDGAGVWLTGVAEEVSPSRVEVRVSARSEEPAPNPRIILAQALAKGDRDELAVQAACELGVDEIIPWQASRSVSRWEGPKAVKGRERWSTIVREAAKQAHRAWVPEVSPPVTTADLASRASSQRLLLLDPSASTRLSDLEPDGRDLVLVVGPEGGISDDELRKLSDAGAERVLLGKTVLRTSTAGPAAIAVLSVALGRW; encoded by the coding sequence ACTTCCTCGTCGAGAACTCGGCGGATTCCGCGGTCGGTGACCTCGTCTCGCTCACCGGCGCCGAGGCGAAGCACGCAGCGGTGGTCCGCAGGCTCCGCGTCGGTGAGGCGGTCACCGTCGGCGACGGCGCAGGGGTGTGGCTCACGGGCGTCGCCGAAGAGGTGTCGCCGTCTCGCGTCGAGGTGCGCGTGTCGGCCCGCTCGGAAGAACCCGCACCGAACCCGCGGATCATCCTCGCGCAGGCTCTGGCCAAGGGGGACCGCGATGAGCTGGCGGTGCAGGCGGCGTGCGAGCTCGGGGTCGACGAGATCATTCCGTGGCAGGCCAGCCGCAGCGTGTCGCGCTGGGAAGGGCCGAAGGCCGTGAAGGGACGTGAACGCTGGTCGACGATCGTCCGAGAGGCCGCCAAGCAGGCGCACCGCGCCTGGGTACCCGAGGTCTCGCCTCCGGTGACGACTGCAGACCTCGCCTCACGCGCATCGTCTCAGCGCCTGCTGCTGCTCGACCCGAGTGCCTCGACCCGGTTGTCCGATCTCGAGCCGGACGGGCGCGACCTCGTGCTGGTCGTCGGCCCGGAGGGTGGCATCTCCGACGACGAACTCAGGAAGCTCTCCGACGCCGGCGCCGAACGGGTGCTCCTCGGCAAGACGGTGTTGCGCACCTCCACCGCGGGTCCTGCGGCGATCGCGGTGCTGTCGGTGGCGCTCGGCCGCTGGTGA